The following proteins are co-located in the Serinus canaria isolate serCan28SL12 chromosome 17, serCan2020, whole genome shotgun sequence genome:
- the RNF208 gene encoding RING finger protein 208 encodes MQASFRDPRAVDSNVKTILMSCLKGQQVIIKMEAMKIIHPEKFSEMQGSQPRYAPAPRREPPLVAKRAWPSESEIIVNQACGDIPALDATPGPLPLPRTPPLPRRERGYQGQRKGSSEVCYHRQPPSDEVIVNQYVLHPSTPCEPLECPTCGHMYNFTNKRPRILSCLHSVCEECLQILYESCPKYKFISCPTCKRETVLFTDYGLAALAVNTSILNRLPAEALAANPVQWSSDTDRSCYQTFRQYCGAACTCHIRNPLSSCTIM; translated from the coding sequence ATGCAGGCGTCCTTCAGAGACCCCAGAGCAGTGGACAGTAATGTGAAAACGATACTCATGTCGTGTCTGAAAGGGCAACAGGTCATCATTAAAATGGAGGCGATGAAAATCATCCACCCGGAGAAGTTCTCGGAGATGCAGGGGTCTCAGCCGCGCTacgcgcccgccccgcgccgcgaGCCGCCCCTCGTGGCCAAGCGCGCGTGGCCCTCCGAGTCCGAGATCATCGTCAACCAGGCGTGCGGGGACATCCCCGCCTTGGATGCCACCCCCGGGCCCCTGCCGCTGCCCCGGACTCCCCCCCTGCCGCGGCGCGAGCGTGGCTACCAGGGCCAGCGCAAGGGCAGCTCCGAGGTCTGCTACCACCGGCAGCCGCCGTCGGACGAGGTGATCGTCAACCAGTACGTGCTGCACCCCTCGACGCCCTGCGAGCCCCTGGAGTGCCCCACCTGCGGCCACATGTACAACTTCACCAACAAGCGGCCCCGCATCCTCTCCTGCCTTCACTCGGTGTGCGAGGAGTGCCTGCAGATCCTCTACGAGTCCTGCCCCAAGTACAAGTTCATCTCCTGCCCCACCTGCAAGCGGGAGACCGTCCTCTTCACCGACTACGGGCTGGCAGCGCTGGCCGTCAACACCAGTATCCTGAACAGACTGCCGGCCGAGGCCCTGGCTGCCAACCCCGTCCAGTGGAGCAGCGACACCGACCGCAGCTGCTACCAGACCTTCCGCCAGTACTGCGGGGCGGCCTGCACCTGCCACATCCGGAACCCGCTGTCCTCCTGCACCATCATGTga
- the LOC127060229 gene encoding cuticle collagen 2-like — MCGTRGVGRSQEECAGRGLCGADEGVRGGGVRGGGCGAGKGCAGRQALRPAGPGAAEREKCEAAAPLRRHCGRLRERAAALAPPGPGNGGHGAAAACPLLPAAACTCRGAQGGLASAPRCLRCRPGVLHQPRAQPGSAAGGGGGSRGRARRSPPERQRPYLPAPPAAGPRRASGATRSRQPRPLRPVPSPRRRGRGRSRRRGRGRPARTIPVKPRLGAASILGEPRTAAAAPRPLPFR, encoded by the coding sequence ATGTGTGGGACCAGGGGAGTGGGTAGGAGCCAGGAGGAATGTgcggggagggggctgtgcGGGGCGGATGAAGGGGTGCGGGGCGGGGGCGTGCGGGGAGGGGGTTGCGGGGCGGGGAAGGGGTGTGCTGGGCGTCAGGCGCTGCGGCCGGCGGGCCCCGGCGCTGCTGAGCGAGAGAAATGTGAGGCGGCTGCACCACTGCGGCGGCACTGCGGGCGGCTGCGGGAGCGCGCAGCAGCGCTCGCGCCGCCGGGCCCCGGGAACGGCGGGCACGGAGCCGCCGCTGCCTGCCCGCTGCTGCCCGCCGCTGCCTGCACCTGCCGAGGGGCACAGGGGGGCCTGGCATCAGCCCCCCGCTGCCTGCGCTGCCGGCCGGGGGTGTTGCATCAGCCCCGCGCCCAGCCGGGGTCCGCGGCCGGGGGCGGAGGGGGGAGCCGGGGGAGGGCACGAAGGAGCCCCCCGGAGCGGCAGCGGCCGTACCTGCCGGCTCCCCCGGCCGCCGGTCCCCGCCGAGCATCCGGAGCAACCCGGAGCCGCCAGCCCCGGCCCCTGCGCCCGGTCCCCTCCCCGCGCCGCCGCGGCCGCGGCCGGAGcaggcggcggggccgggggcggccgGCCAGGACCATCCCCGTGAAGCCGCGCCTCGGAGCCGCCAGCATCCTCGGGGAGCCGCGCACGGCCGCGGCAGCGCCGCGTCCCCTGCCTTTCAGATAA
- the LOC127060217 gene encoding ring finger protein-like: MESAAGEGAEPGPVQAAGEGGCARQQDESETVGSGDPGEPPQHCGEESAAAWRCWELPPTEDAREPLLPGHEQPAHGASLPAGQDPPAADTIPVLPRWESPWPSSESVSSSILSLFGEAEKASSAGTAVAAEPCPVLAGSENECPICTEPYDEQRHKAAVLNCSHGLCRACLRAIMDTATGAELGRVRCPICRQKTPMLEWEICKLQEELLLLHAQPGSPGALATPRPPALPPRRPGLAGALEHRFQVRFHTSRMFGCLPCVRYPPCLIRALTRLERRCRCCYLLLLALLLAAEMLSLLLIFLPILLMVMLFLILDK, from the coding sequence ATGGAGTCGGCGGCGGGTGAAGGGGCAGAACCTGGGCCGGTGCAGGCAGCCGGTGagggaggctgtgccaggcagcaggacGAGAGCGAGACCGTGGGGTCGGGGGACCCCGGGGAGCCGCCCCAACACTGTGGAGAGGagtctgctgctgcctggagatgctgggagctgccaccGACGGAGGATGCCAGGGAGCCGCTCCTGCCCGGGCATGAGCAGCCTGCCCACGGTGCCTCCCTGCCTGCGGGGCAGGATCCTCCCGCTGCCGACACCATCCCCGTCCTGCCCCGCTGGGAGAGCCCGTGGCCCAGCTCCGAAAGCGTCTCTAGCTCCATCCTGAGCCTCTTCGGCGAGGCAGAGAAGGCATCGAGCGCTGGCACGGCGGTGGCAGCGGAGCCGTGCCCTGTGCTGGCGGGCAGCGAGAACGAGTGCCCCATCTGCACGGAGCCCTACGACGAGCAGCGGCACAAGGCGGCCGTGCTGAACTGCAGCCACGGGCTGTGCCGCGCCTGCCTGCGGGCCATCATGGACACGGCCACCGGCGCCGAGCTCGGCCGCGTGCGCTGCCCCATCTGCCGCCAGAAGACACCCATGCTGGAGTGGGAGATCTGCAAGCTGcaagaggagctgctcctgctgcacgCCCAGCCCGGCTCTCCCGGAGCCCTGGCCACCCCTCGGCCCCCTGCCCTGCCGCCCCGGCGTCCGGGCCTGGCCGGCGCCCTCGAGCATCGCTTCCAGGTGCGCTTCCACACCAGCCGCATGTTCGGGTGCCTGCCCTGCGTGCGGTACCCGCCCTGCCTGATCCGCGCCCTGACCCGGCTGGAGCggcgctgccgctgctgctacctcctgctgctggcgCTGCTGCTGGCGGCAGAGATGCTCAGCCtgctcctcatcttcctccccatcctcctcatGGTGATGCTCTTCCTCATCCTCGACAAATAG